A single region of the Sulfitobacter geojensis genome encodes:
- a CDS encoding acyl carrier protein codes for MSDVADRVKKIVVEHLGVEEDKVVENASFIDDLGADSLDTVELVMAFEEEFGIEIPDDAAENIQTFGDAVKFISEAS; via the coding sequence ATGAGCGACGTCGCAGACCGCGTTAAAAAGATCGTTGTAGAACACCTTGGTGTTGAAGAGGACAAAGTTGTCGAGAATGCGTCGTTCATCGACGATCTGGGCGCTGACAGCCTTGACACTGTTGAGTTGGTGATGGCGTTTGAAGAAGAATTCGGCATCGAAATCCCTGATGACGCGGCCGAGAACATCCAGACGTTTGGCGACGCGGTGAAATTCATCTCCGAAGCTTCCTAA
- the fabD gene encoding ACP S-malonyltransferase, translated as MSIAFVFPGQGAQTIGMGQALAEAYPAARAVFDEVDDALGEKLSELIWTGEIETLTLTENAQPALMATSMAALAAMKAEGIGLERASFVAGHSLGEYSALCAAGAVSLADTARLLRIRGRAMQAAVPVGQGAMAAVLGLDAETAAKVAEDAAQGDVCQLANENDPTQNVLSGSKAAIERAVVLAKEAGAKRALPLPVSAPFHCALMQPAADEMAKALEGVQFDNPAVPLVANVLADAESDATRIKALLVEQVTGRVRWRSSVEWMAAQGVGEFWEIGAGKALSGMIRRIAKESTMRAIGTPDDVVALKDA; from the coding sequence ATGAGCATCGCATTTGTTTTTCCGGGTCAAGGGGCCCAAACCATCGGCATGGGGCAGGCGCTGGCCGAGGCCTATCCGGCAGCGCGCGCGGTTTTCGACGAAGTCGACGACGCTTTGGGGGAAAAACTGTCGGAGCTCATCTGGACTGGCGAAATCGAGACATTGACCCTGACCGAAAACGCGCAGCCCGCGTTGATGGCGACATCTATGGCGGCGCTGGCGGCGATGAAGGCCGAAGGCATCGGTCTGGAGCGGGCCAGTTTTGTTGCGGGGCATTCGCTGGGCGAATACTCAGCGCTTTGCGCGGCAGGGGCGGTGTCGCTGGCGGATACGGCGCGTTTGTTGCGCATTCGCGGGCGTGCGATGCAGGCGGCAGTGCCCGTGGGTCAGGGCGCGATGGCGGCGGTTCTGGGGTTGGACGCAGAAACAGCCGCCAAGGTGGCGGAAGACGCGGCACAAGGGGATGTGTGCCAGCTGGCCAATGAAAACGACCCCACGCAAAATGTTTTGTCGGGCAGCAAGGCAGCCATTGAACGCGCTGTTGTGCTGGCGAAAGAGGCCGGTGCCAAGCGCGCGTTGCCCTTGCCAGTATCAGCGCCGTTCCACTGTGCCTTGATGCAACCGGCGGCAGACGAAATGGCCAAAGCGTTAGAAGGGGTGCAGTTCGACAACCCTGCGGTGCCTTTGGTGGCAAACGTTCTGGCGGATGCAGAATCCGATGCAACACGGATCAAGGCCTTGCTGGTCGAGCAGGTCACCGGGCGGGTGCGCTGGCGGTCTTCGGTTGAATGGATGGCGGCGCAGGGCGTGGGTGAATTTTGGGAGATCGGTGCAGGCAAGGCGCTGTCGGGCATGATCCGGCGGATTGCCAAGGAAAGCACCATGCGCGCGATTGGCACGCCCGATGATGTGGTGGCGTTGAAGGACGCGTGA
- the fabF gene encoding beta-ketoacyl-ACP synthase II, protein MRRVVVTGLGLVTPLADGVEESWSRILDGKSGGGPITGFDASALVTQYACEVPLGDGTDGTFNADKYMAPKEQRKVDTFILFGMAAAQQAVEDSGWMPEGREDLERTGVLIGSGIGGLNSIANTAVMMKEKGPRRVSPFFVPGALINLISGQVSIKYGFRGPNHSVVTACSTGAHAIGDASRLIQHGDADVMVAGGAEAAICEIGIAGFNACKALSTKRGDDPQKASRPYDADRDGFVMGEGAGIVVLEEYEHAKARGAKIYAEVIGYGLSGDAYHITAPSEDGEGGERSMRAALRGAGKEPKDIDYINAHGTSTMADTIELGAVERMLGEHASKVTMSSTKSATGHLLGAAGAIEAIFSILAIRDQVAPPTINLDNPAVETKIDLAANKAVKREINVALSNSFGFGGTNASVLFGKV, encoded by the coding sequence ATGCGCAGAGTAGTTGTAACAGGGTTGGGGCTGGTAACACCTTTGGCCGACGGGGTCGAAGAAAGCTGGAGCCGTATTCTGGACGGGAAGTCCGGCGGCGGACCGATCACCGGTTTTGATGCGTCGGCGCTGGTCACGCAATACGCTTGCGAAGTGCCATTGGGCGATGGAACGGACGGGACGTTCAACGCTGATAAATACATGGCCCCGAAAGAGCAGCGCAAGGTTGATACTTTTATTCTGTTCGGCATGGCCGCCGCCCAGCAGGCGGTCGAGGATTCCGGCTGGATGCCCGAAGGTCGCGAAGATCTTGAGCGCACAGGCGTTTTGATCGGCTCCGGCATCGGGGGCCTGAATTCCATCGCGAATACGGCTGTGATGATGAAAGAAAAGGGCCCGCGCCGCGTCAGCCCGTTCTTTGTGCCCGGTGCCTTGATAAACCTGATCTCCGGTCAGGTGTCGATCAAGTACGGGTTTCGCGGGCCGAACCATTCTGTGGTAACGGCCTGTTCCACCGGTGCACATGCGATTGGCGATGCGTCCCGTTTGATCCAGCATGGGGATGCGGATGTGATGGTTGCCGGTGGTGCGGAAGCTGCGATTTGTGAAATCGGGATCGCCGGTTTCAACGCCTGTAAGGCGCTGAGCACCAAGCGGGGCGATGATCCACAAAAGGCATCGCGCCCGTATGACGCTGACCGTGACGGGTTCGTCATGGGCGAAGGTGCCGGCATTGTGGTGTTGGAAGAATATGAGCACGCCAAGGCACGTGGTGCCAAGATTTACGCCGAAGTGATCGGTTATGGCCTGTCAGGTGATGCCTATCACATCACGGCCCCTTCCGAAGATGGTGAAGGTGGCGAGCGGTCCATGCGCGCGGCATTGCGCGGCGCAGGCAAAGAGCCCAAGGATATCGATTACATCAACGCGCACGGCACATCGACGATGGCGGATACCATCGAATTGGGGGCCGTTGAGCGAATGCTGGGGGAACATGCGTCGAAGGTGACCATGTCCTCGACCAAATCCGCCACCGGTCACCTTTTGGGGGCTGCGGGCGCGATCGAGGCAATCTTTTCGATCCTTGCGATCCGCGATCAGGTGGCACCGCCGACGATCAACCTTGATAACCCTGCGGTCGAGACCAAGATTGATCTGGCGGCGAACAAAGCCGTTAAGCGCGAGATCAATGTCGCGTTGAGCAATTCCTTCGGGTTCGGTGGCACCAACGCCAGCGTTCTGTTCGGAAAGGTCTGA
- a CDS encoding DNA-packaging protein, which produces MDHQLPPEGAWRTWVVMGGRGAGKTRAGAEWVRSVVEGARPFDEGACRRVALVGETIEQVREVMIFGDSGILACSPEDRRPDWEAGRKRLVWPNGAVATVHTAHDPEGLRGPQFDAAWVDELAKWKRGQEAWDQLQFALRLGDDPRVCVTTTPRNVDVLKRLLASPSTVQTHAPTEANAANLASSFLDEVKARYKGTRLGRQELDGVLLADAEGALWTSAALEEQRIEEAPAFDRIVVGLDPAASAGMGADECGIVVVGAVTQGPVQDWRAVVLADCTIQGATPSGWAKAAIAAMEQFGADKLVAEVNQGGAMVGEVLRQIDPLVPLKSVHASRGKVARAEPVAALYEQGRVSHVRGLDTLEDQMCRMTAHGFEGGGSPDRVDALVWALHELMIEPAAKWRRPALRSL; this is translated from the coding sequence ATGGATCACCAATTACCCCCCGAAGGCGCGTGGCGCACATGGGTTGTGATGGGCGGCCGGGGTGCGGGGAAAACCCGCGCGGGCGCGGAATGGGTGCGGTCCGTCGTCGAAGGGGCGCGCCCCTTTGATGAAGGCGCATGTCGCAGGGTCGCGCTGGTGGGCGAAACCATCGAGCAGGTGCGCGAGGTGATGATTTTTGGCGACAGCGGGATCCTTGCCTGTTCGCCCGAGGATCGGCGTCCAGACTGGGAGGCGGGACGCAAGCGGCTGGTCTGGCCGAACGGGGCGGTTGCAACAGTGCATACGGCCCATGATCCCGAAGGGTTGCGCGGGCCGCAGTTTGACGCGGCTTGGGTCGACGAGTTGGCCAAGTGGAAGCGCGGGCAGGAGGCGTGGGACCAGTTGCAATTCGCACTGCGCCTTGGCGATGACCCGCGGGTTTGTGTCACGACCACCCCGCGCAATGTGGATGTGTTAAAGCGGCTGTTGGCATCGCCATCGACTGTGCAGACCCATGCACCTACGGAGGCAAATGCGGCCAATCTGGCGTCCTCGTTTCTTGACGAAGTCAAGGCGCGGTACAAGGGAACAAGGTTGGGCCGTCAGGAACTGGACGGGGTGTTGTTGGCCGATGCAGAGGGGGCGTTGTGGACATCAGCGGCGTTGGAAGAGCAGCGCATTGAAGAGGCCCCTGCGTTTGACCGCATTGTGGTGGGGCTGGACCCTGCGGCATCGGCGGGGATGGGCGCGGATGAATGCGGTATCGTTGTTGTCGGGGCGGTGACCCAAGGGCCGGTGCAGGATTGGCGGGCCGTGGTTCTGGCCGATTGTACCATACAGGGCGCGACGCCAAGTGGTTGGGCCAAGGCGGCCATTGCTGCGATGGAACAGTTCGGCGCGGACAAATTGGTCGCCGAGGTCAATCAGGGGGGGGCAATGGTGGGCGAGGTCTTGCGCCAGATTGATCCTTTGGTGCCGTTGAAATCGGTGCATGCGTCAAGAGGCAAGGTGGCGCGGGCAGAGCCGGTGGCGGCCTTGTATGAACAGGGGCGGGTCAGCCATGTGCGGGGGCTGGATACGTTGGAGGATCAAATGTGCCGGATGACGGCGCACGGGTTTGAGGGGGGCGGCAGCCCGGACCGCGTGGACGCACTTGTCTGGGCCCTGCACGAGCTGATGATCGAACCGGCAGCGAAATGGCGCCGGCCTGCGCTGCGTAGCCTCTAA
- a CDS encoding MATE family efflux transporter → MPYSNSYTHGPLGPIFAKTALPIIFVMGMNGILTVVDAIFLGRYVGPEALSAVTLIFPIYMLIVALATLVSGGMSSILARQLGAADLDGARATFAAAHGFALFVSVGLILGYLLFGRMLSLALASGSEPLADMAQTYLAITAFVSPLAFLLSVNSDALRNEGRIGFMAAMSLLVSISNIGFNYVLIALMGLGVAGSAYGTALAQLLAFAIIIAYRMAGRADLHPNMLLHTSLVHGWSRILALGAPQSLNFIGIALGSAAVITALQMFNVAQYEVSVSAFGIVTRVMTFLFLPLLGLTFALQSIVGNNYGAKEWHRSDKSLRLGIWIAFIYCTTFQILLMIFPETIAAAFVDDPAVIAAFGHIMSLTVAMLWLSGPLIIIASYFQAIGNATRAAILGLSKPYVFALPLTFALPVLLGEPGIWLAGPLAEILMAVLTIGVLHQTARALNLRRGLFAGASS, encoded by the coding sequence TTGCCCTACTCCAACTCCTACACCCATGGCCCGCTTGGGCCGATCTTTGCGAAAACCGCCCTGCCGATCATCTTTGTGATGGGCATGAACGGGATATTGACCGTGGTCGATGCCATTTTTCTGGGGCGCTATGTCGGACCAGAAGCCCTCAGCGCTGTCACCCTGATCTTTCCCATTTACATGCTGATTGTTGCCTTGGCGACCCTGGTATCAGGCGGCATGTCCAGCATCCTTGCCCGACAATTGGGTGCCGCCGATCTAGACGGTGCCCGTGCCACCTTCGCGGCCGCACATGGCTTTGCCCTCTTCGTCAGTGTCGGGCTTATTCTTGGCTATCTGTTGTTCGGGCGGATGCTGAGCCTTGCGCTCGCCTCCGGTTCTGAACCACTAGCGGATATGGCACAGACCTATCTGGCGATTACCGCTTTCGTCTCTCCACTGGCGTTTCTGCTGTCTGTGAATTCGGATGCCCTGCGCAACGAAGGACGCATCGGCTTCATGGCCGCGATGAGCTTGCTCGTCTCGATTTCCAACATCGGGTTCAATTATGTGCTGATCGCGCTGATGGGCCTTGGTGTCGCGGGATCGGCCTATGGCACTGCGCTGGCGCAACTGCTGGCCTTTGCGATCATCATCGCGTACCGCATGGCGGGGCGTGCCGATTTGCACCCTAACATGTTGTTGCATACCTCCCTTGTCCACGGGTGGTCACGTATCCTTGCCCTAGGGGCACCGCAAAGCCTGAATTTCATTGGCATCGCCCTTGGGTCTGCGGCCGTCATCACTGCGCTACAAATGTTCAATGTCGCGCAATACGAAGTCTCCGTATCCGCTTTCGGGATCGTAACCCGCGTGATGACATTTCTGTTCCTCCCACTGTTGGGACTGACCTTTGCCTTGCAATCTATTGTCGGCAACAACTACGGCGCAAAGGAATGGCATCGCTCGGACAAAAGTCTGCGACTGGGGATTTGGATCGCATTCATCTACTGCACGACATTCCAGATCCTGCTGATGATCTTTCCTGAAACCATCGCCGCGGCTTTTGTTGACGATCCAGCGGTGATTGCAGCCTTCGGCCATATCATGTCGCTGACCGTTGCCATGTTGTGGCTTTCCGGCCCGTTGATCATCATCGCCAGCTATTTCCAGGCCATCGGCAATGCTACGCGCGCTGCGATCCTCGGCCTTAGCAAACCCTACGTATTTGCCTTGCCACTTACGTTTGCCCTGCCCGTTCTGTTGGGCGAACCGGGTATCTGGCTTGCGGGTCCGCTGGCCGAAATACTGATGGCGGTGCTGACAATCGGCGTGCTGCATCAAACCGCGCGTGCACTGAACCTGCGGCGCGGGCTTTTCGCGGGCGCATCAAGTTAG
- a CDS encoding YceI family protein, producing MKSLILAAALALGANSAFAADKYVLDASHSQVLFSYSHLGFSTTYGMFSGFEGEIMFDADAPANSSVNVSMPVMSMLTGWEQRTGHFMSDDFFGAAEGDMVTFTSTGIEVTGEDTAKITGDLTMNDVTKSVVLDAKLNKSGDHPMAGKPWMGFDATTTLVRSDFGLGAFAPAVSDEVALNISIEAMKAE from the coding sequence ATGAAATCACTGATCCTTGCCGCCGCCCTTGCTTTAGGTGCAAACAGCGCATTCGCTGCTGATAAATATGTTCTGGACGCCAGCCACAGTCAGGTTCTGTTCAGCTATAGCCACCTTGGGTTTTCAACAACTTACGGGATGTTTTCCGGTTTCGAAGGCGAGATCATGTTCGACGCTGACGCACCTGCAAATTCATCTGTTAACGTCAGCATGCCAGTGATGTCGATGTTGACCGGTTGGGAACAGCGCACCGGCCACTTCATGTCCGATGATTTCTTCGGCGCAGCCGAGGGTGACATGGTCACCTTTACCTCAACAGGCATCGAGGTAACGGGTGAAGACACAGCCAAGATCACCGGTGATTTGACGATGAACGATGTTACGAAATCCGTTGTTCTGGATGCAAAACTGAACAAGTCGGGCGATCATCCGATGGCCGGCAAGCCGTGGATGGGTTTCGATGCCACGACAACTTTGGTGCGGTCGGACTTTGGTCTTGGGGCATTTGCGCCTGCAGTCAGTGACGAAGTTGCGCTGAATATTTCTATCGAGGCGATGAAGGCCGAGTAA
- the mltG gene encoding endolytic transglycosylase MltG, translating into MWRNVASNAFSFLVVILFLLGGVIIWGQSSYTAEGPLENAICLQVKPGSNMRRVSQDLAKEGAVSSAAIFRMGADYEEKTSQLKAGSFLVEAGTSMADIVETVTKGGASTCGTEVVYRIGVNRVSIQVRELDPATNRFEERAEFVPGTDEVPEVYAETKAQADTRFRIALAEGVTSWQVVNAMQSMDVLEGDAGEVPAEGSLAPDSYEVRPGDGRASVLDRMEAAQQARIAEAWEARDPELPINSPEELLTLASIVEKETGVAAERRQVAAVFVNRLNQGMRLQTDPTVIYGITKGEGVLGRGLRRSELRAETPWNTYVINGLPPTPIANPGRASLMAAAQPDESDFIFFVADGTGGHAFAETLAEHNANVARWRQIEAERAAAASEDASGSSGN; encoded by the coding sequence ATGTGGCGCAACGTTGCCTCTAACGCGTTCAGTTTTCTGGTCGTGATCCTTTTCCTGCTGGGCGGGGTCATCATCTGGGGGCAGTCGAGCTATACGGCTGAGGGCCCGTTGGAGAATGCGATCTGTTTGCAGGTAAAGCCGGGGTCCAACATGCGGCGGGTCTCGCAGGATCTGGCGAAAGAGGGTGCCGTCAGTTCGGCCGCGATTTTCCGCATGGGTGCGGATTACGAGGAAAAAACCAGCCAGTTGAAGGCGGGGAGTTTTCTGGTCGAAGCGGGCACGTCGATGGCGGACATTGTCGAGACGGTCACCAAAGGCGGCGCAAGCACGTGCGGTACCGAAGTGGTGTACCGCATCGGGGTGAACCGCGTTTCGATACAGGTGCGTGAACTGGATCCGGCAACCAACCGTTTTGAGGAACGCGCGGAGTTTGTGCCCGGGACGGACGAGGTGCCAGAGGTTTATGCAGAAACCAAGGCGCAGGCGGATACACGGTTTCGTATTGCGCTGGCAGAAGGGGTGACCAGCTGGCAGGTCGTGAACGCGATGCAGTCGATGGATGTGCTGGAGGGCGATGCCGGCGAAGTACCGGCGGAGGGGTCTTTGGCCCCTGACAGCTATGAGGTGCGCCCCGGTGACGGGCGCGCGTCGGTGCTGGACCGGATGGAAGCGGCGCAACAGGCGCGCATTGCCGAAGCCTGGGAAGCGCGGGACCCCGAATTGCCAATCAACAGCCCCGAAGAACTGCTGACGCTGGCGTCGATTGTTGAAAAGGAAACCGGCGTGGCAGCGGAGCGCCGACAGGTTGCTGCGGTGTTCGTGAACCGGTTAAATCAGGGCATGCGTTTGCAGACCGACCCGACCGTCATCTATGGGATCACCAAGGGCGAGGGTGTTCTGGGCCGTGGTTTGCGCCGGTCGGAGTTGCGAGCCGAAACGCCGTGGAACACCTATGTTATCAATGGTTTGCCGCCCACACCCATTGCGAACCCCGGACGCGCCAGCCTGATGGCTGCGGCGCAGCCGGATGAAAGCGATTTCATCTTTTTCGTGGCGGATGGCACGGGCGGCCATGCCTTTGCCGAGACACTGGCCGAGCATAACGCAAACGTCGCACGCTGGCGCCAGATCGAAGCGGAACGCGCAGCCGCTGCAAGCGAAGATGCATCAGGCAGCAGCGGCAACTAA
- the rpsF gene encoding 30S ribosomal protein S6, producing the protein MPLYEHVMIARQDLSNTQAEGLIEHFGAVLADNGGKLVDSEYWGVKTMAYKINKNRKGHYAFLRSDAPAPAVQEMERLMRLHDDVMRVLTIKMDEHKELPSVQMQKRDERPERGERRERR; encoded by the coding sequence ATGCCACTATACGAGCATGTTATGATTGCGCGTCAGGACCTGTCCAACACGCAAGCCGAAGGCCTTATCGAACACTTTGGTGCCGTCCTTGCCGACAATGGCGGGAAACTCGTGGATAGCGAGTATTGGGGCGTCAAAACGATGGCCTATAAGATCAACAAAAACCGCAAGGGCCACTACGCCTTCCTGCGTTCGGATGCACCTGCACCGGCCGTTCAGGAAATGGAGCGTCTGATGCGCCTGCACGACGACGTAATGCGCGTTTTGACCATCAAAATGGACGAGCACAAAGAGCTGCCATCCGTTCAGATGCAAAAGCGTGACGAGCGTCCCGAGCGCGGCGAACGCCGCGAGCGCCGTTGA
- the fabG gene encoding 3-oxoacyl-[acyl-carrier-protein] reductase has product MFDLTGKNALVTGASGGIGADIARKLHAQGAVVGLSGTRVEPLEALAAELGERAHVLPCNLSDMDAVTALPKQAIEAMGSVDILVNNAGITRDNLFMRMSDDEWDAVINVNMTATFKLCKGVMRGMMKARWGRIVNISSIVGATGNPGQANYAASKAGMIGMSKSLAYEVASRGITVNAVAPGFIATAMTDKLTDDQKTGIMGQIPAGRMGDPAEIAGAVVYLASEEAGYVTGATLHVNGGMAML; this is encoded by the coding sequence ATGTTTGATCTGACAGGGAAAAATGCGCTGGTGACAGGCGCATCGGGCGGCATCGGTGCAGATATCGCACGCAAATTGCATGCACAGGGCGCGGTTGTCGGGCTGTCAGGCACGCGGGTTGAACCGCTGGAGGCATTGGCGGCGGAACTCGGCGAACGCGCGCATGTGCTGCCTTGCAACCTGAGTGACATGGACGCGGTTACGGCGCTGCCCAAACAGGCAATCGAAGCGATGGGATCGGTGGATATTCTGGTGAACAACGCCGGGATCACCCGCGACAATCTGTTTATGCGCATGTCGGACGACGAATGGGACGCGGTGATCAACGTCAACATGACCGCTACGTTCAAGCTGTGCAAAGGCGTGATGCGCGGCATGATGAAAGCGCGCTGGGGCCGGATCGTGAACATCTCAAGCATTGTGGGGGCCACGGGCAATCCTGGACAGGCGAACTATGCGGCGAGCAAGGCGGGCATGATCGGCATGTCGAAATCGCTGGCCTATGAGGTGGCGAGCCGTGGCATCACGGTGAATGCAGTGGCACCGGGGTTCATTGCGACGGCGATGACGGACAAGCTGACGGATGATCAAAAGACTGGTATTATGGGACAAATTCCTGCAGGACGAATGGGCGATCCGGCGGAAATTGCAGGTGCTGTTGTCTATCTGGCCAGTGAGGAAGCAGGGTATGTCACCGGTGCGACCTTGCATGTCAACGGCGGCATGGCCATGTTGTAA
- a CDS encoding GNAT family N-acetyltransferase — protein sequence MSRTIPTINTSRVTLRAMRAEDFTRFAEIWAIPEVVTHISGKPRSKPQSWDAFLRNAGHWQISGFGQWAVQPHGVAQMAGQCGFFFGSRGLGDDFDPFPEAGWVLSPEAQGKGLGLDAVQAAHDWFDRVIAGRTVCMITPENTASLRIADALGYAFMREVESDGEPLCLMTRKGPPV from the coding sequence ATGTCGCGAACCATCCCCACCATCAACACGTCACGTGTGACACTTAGGGCCATGCGGGCCGAGGACTTTACCCGTTTTGCCGAGATTTGGGCCATTCCCGAAGTTGTCACCCATATTTCCGGTAAGCCGCGCAGCAAGCCGCAGTCGTGGGACGCGTTTTTGCGCAACGCGGGACATTGGCAGATCAGCGGTTTCGGTCAATGGGCGGTGCAGCCACATGGTGTGGCGCAGATGGCGGGACAGTGCGGTTTCTTCTTTGGTTCACGCGGGCTGGGGGATGATTTTGACCCCTTTCCCGAGGCGGGATGGGTGTTGTCGCCAGAAGCACAGGGCAAAGGGTTGGGGCTGGACGCGGTGCAGGCTGCACACGACTGGTTTGACCGGGTAATTGCGGGGCGCACGGTGTGTATGATCACGCCGGAAAACACCGCCTCGTTAAGGATTGCAGACGCCCTTGGGTATGCTTTCATGCGCGAAGTCGAGAGTGACGGGGAACCCCTGTGTCTGATGACGCGCAAAGGGCCGCCGGTTTGA
- the rpsR gene encoding 30S ribosomal protein S18: MAAKPFFRRRKVCPFSGDNAPAIDYKDTRLLQRYISERGKIVPSRITAVSAKKQRELARAIKRARFLALLPYAVK, encoded by the coding sequence ATGGCTGCAAAACCATTTTTCCGCCGTCGCAAAGTCTGCCCTTTCTCGGGCGACAATGCACCTGCGATCGATTACAAAGACACACGTCTGCTGCAACGCTACATCTCTGAGCGCGGCAAAATCGTTCCTTCCCGTATCACAGCCGTATCGGCGAAAAAGCAGCGTGAACTGGCCCGTGCCATCAAACGCGCCCGCTTCCTCGCCCTGCTGCCATACGCTGTTAAGTAA
- the rplI gene encoding 50S ribosomal protein L9 yields the protein MQVILLQRVAKLGQMGDVVDVKPGFARNFLLPQGKALSASKANIEAFEGRKAQLEAQNLETKAEAEAMSAKLNGQQFIVIRSASDAGALYGSVTTRDAADAATAEGFTVDRKQVVLSAPIKELGLHDVSVVLHPEVEATIQLNVARSVEEAELQASGKSIQELAAEEEAAADFEIAELFDDIGSAASDDDDLVPTPEDAAASDDQDDTANS from the coding sequence ATGCAAGTTATCCTTCTCCAACGTGTGGCCAAGCTGGGCCAGATGGGCGACGTCGTAGACGTCAAGCCGGGCTTCGCGCGCAACTTCCTGTTGCCACAGGGCAAGGCGCTGTCCGCGTCCAAAGCCAACATCGAAGCATTCGAAGGCCGCAAAGCCCAGCTTGAAGCACAGAACCTCGAGACCAAAGCAGAAGCAGAAGCAATGTCTGCCAAGCTTAACGGTCAGCAGTTCATCGTGATTCGTTCTGCGTCTGACGCCGGTGCGCTTTACGGCTCCGTCACCACGCGTGACGCGGCTGATGCGGCAACTGCCGAAGGCTTTACCGTAGATCGCAAACAGGTTGTCCTGTCCGCGCCGATCAAAGAACTGGGCCTGCACGACGTTTCCGTTGTTCTGCACCCCGAAGTCGAAGCCACCATTCAGCTGAACGTTGCACGTTCTGTTGAAGAGGCCGAGCTTCAGGCATCCGGCAAGTCCATTCAGGAACTCGCCGCTGAAGAAGAAGCCGCAGCAGACTTTGAAATTGCTGAATTGTTCGACGATATCGGCTCTGCCGCGTCCGACGACGATGATCTGGTCCCTACCCCTGAAGATGCAGCAGCATCCGACGATCAGGACGACACAGCAAACAGCTAA
- a CDS encoding cytochrome b/b6 domain-containing protein — MAISNTETRYGGVSKSFHWLTALLILTLIPLGLIANWLPYETDAQLAQKAWLFSLHKTLGVTAFFVALLRILWAISQPKPGLLNADKPAESFAAELVHWMLYAALVIVPLSGWISHAAASGFAPIWWPFGQNLPLVPKSTGIEHIFGSLHWVATKVLALSVLLHIAGALKHHVIDRDATLRRMLPGEPVIGPLPPQHHSKTPVFAPAAVWALVIAIGTAMGSGGQTTGTTDTALDQVASDWIVQDGSIAITVVQFGNEVSGSFADWTAAISFDETIPSGTVGHVTTTISIPSLTLGSVTQQAMGADFFDADTYATAVYDADIRHGVDGYEAAGTLTIKDRAVPLVMPFNLALNGDDAEMRADLTLDRRDFGIGDNMGDESSLAFAVKVAIKLTALRGPAQ, encoded by the coding sequence ATGGCCATTTCCAACACTGAAACCCGCTACGGCGGTGTGAGCAAAAGCTTTCACTGGCTGACCGCCCTGCTGATCCTCACGCTGATCCCGCTGGGCCTCATCGCCAACTGGCTACCCTATGAAACCGATGCGCAGCTCGCCCAAAAAGCATGGCTGTTCTCGCTGCATAAGACCCTTGGTGTCACGGCCTTTTTCGTTGCTTTGCTGCGCATTCTCTGGGCCATCTCACAACCCAAACCCGGATTGTTGAATGCGGACAAACCAGCCGAAAGCTTTGCCGCTGAACTGGTGCACTGGATGCTTTACGCGGCCCTTGTCATTGTGCCCCTGTCGGGTTGGATTTCCCATGCGGCTGCCTCCGGTTTTGCGCCAATCTGGTGGCCCTTCGGTCAGAACCTGCCGTTGGTGCCAAAATCCACCGGTATCGAACATATCTTCGGATCGTTGCATTGGGTGGCCACCAAAGTGCTGGCCCTGTCAGTCCTGTTGCACATCGCAGGGGCACTTAAACATCACGTGATCGACCGCGACGCCACGCTGCGCCGCATGTTGCCGGGTGAACCGGTTATCGGCCCACTGCCCCCCCAACACCACAGCAAAACACCGGTCTTTGCCCCCGCGGCCGTCTGGGCGCTGGTGATCGCGATCGGCACGGCGATGGGATCAGGTGGTCAGACGACAGGCACAACCGACACCGCGCTGGATCAAGTCGCCTCTGACTGGATCGTGCAGGACGGCAGCATTGCAATCACCGTCGTGCAGTTCGGCAATGAAGTCTCCGGCAGCTTTGCCGACTGGACCGCTGCGATCAGCTTTGATGAGACAATCCCAAGCGGCACCGTTGGTCACGTCACCACAACGATCTCCATCCCGTCCCTCACCTTGGGATCCGTGACCCAGCAGGCCATGGGGGCCGATTTTTTCGACGCGGACACCTATGCGACTGCGGTCTATGACGCGGATATCCGCCACGGCGTCGACGGGTATGAGGCGGCAGGCACGCTGACAATCAAGGACCGCGCTGTGCCGTTGGTGATGCCGTTCAATCTGGCGCTGAACGGGGATGATGCCGAAATGCGGGCCGACCTGACGCTGGACCGGCGCGACTTTGGCATTGGCGATAATATGGGGGACGAAAGCAGCCTTGCCTTTGCGGTCAAGGTGGCGATCAAGCTGACAGCCCTGCGCGGCCCCGCACAGTAG